The Prochlorococcus sp. MIT 1300 genome has a window encoding:
- the rplT gene encoding 50S ribosomal protein L20, giving the protein MARVKRGNVARKRRNKILKLAKGFRGSNGTLFRTANQRVMKALCNAYRDRRKRKRDFRRLWIARINAATRSNGISYSRFIGGLKKADVKLNRKMLAQLAVADPKSFETVLASIKS; this is encoded by the coding sequence ATGGCCCGCGTCAAAAGAGGCAATGTTGCCCGCAAACGTCGAAATAAAATCCTGAAGCTCGCGAAAGGGTTCCGTGGAAGTAACGGAACACTATTTCGAACTGCCAACCAAAGAGTCATGAAGGCTCTTTGCAATGCCTACAGAGACAGAAGAAAACGCAAAAGAGATTTCAGGCGCCTATGGATTGCTCGCATTAATGCCGCAACTAGGTCGAACGGAATTAGCTATAGCCGCTTCATTGGTGGTTTAAAAAAAGCAGACGTAAAGCTAAATCGCAAAATGTTGGCTCAACTTGCGGTTGCTGATCCTAAAAGCTTTGAAACGGTCTTGGCTTCAATCAAAAGCTGA
- a CDS encoding glycosyltransferase family 1 protein, translating to MKIAFFTETFLPKVDGIVTRLTKTIPHLIEAGDEVLVFCPEGAPKEFLGAKVTGVPAMPLPLYPELKLGLPGPATSEALEQFQPDLIHVVNPAVLGLGGIWLAKTNGIPLLASYHTHLPKYLEHYGMGMLEPLLWELLKAAHNQAILNLCTSTAMVSELSEKGIQNTALWQRGVDTDLFRPNLRNESMRKRLLGKYEDEGELLIYVGRLSAEKQIERIKPVLEALPKSRLALVGDGPYRQQLEKIFENTATTFVGYLEGEELASAYASGDAFLFPSSTETLGLVLLEAMAAGCPVVGANKGGIPDIITNGENGCLYDPDGTNGGADSLIQATKIILGNDLERQGMRKAARQEAERWGWSGATNQLRDYYKQVLEDSDKLAA from the coding sequence GTGAAGATTGCCTTTTTCACAGAGACTTTCCTCCCCAAGGTGGATGGAATCGTGACTCGGCTCACTAAAACTATCCCTCATCTAATTGAGGCGGGGGATGAAGTTTTAGTTTTTTGCCCCGAAGGAGCTCCTAAAGAATTTTTGGGCGCCAAAGTCACAGGGGTACCGGCAATGCCATTACCTCTATATCCAGAACTAAAGCTAGGGCTACCAGGCCCTGCTACTTCTGAAGCCCTGGAACAATTCCAACCAGATTTGATTCATGTAGTAAATCCAGCAGTACTAGGGCTAGGAGGCATTTGGCTAGCAAAAACCAATGGAATCCCTCTATTAGCTAGCTACCACACACATCTTCCCAAATATCTTGAACATTATGGGATGGGGATGCTTGAACCACTTTTATGGGAATTATTAAAGGCCGCGCACAATCAGGCAATCTTAAATCTTTGCACCTCCACGGCAATGGTTAGTGAGCTCAGCGAAAAAGGAATACAAAACACTGCTTTATGGCAAAGAGGAGTAGACACAGACTTATTTAGACCAAATTTAAGAAATGAAAGCATGCGAAAACGTTTACTAGGCAAATACGAAGACGAAGGGGAGCTTTTGATATATGTAGGACGCCTTTCTGCTGAAAAACAAATAGAACGAATAAAGCCCGTTTTAGAAGCACTGCCCAAATCTCGTTTGGCATTAGTTGGTGATGGTCCTTATCGACAACAATTAGAAAAGATTTTCGAAAATACTGCTACTACTTTCGTTGGCTATTTAGAAGGCGAGGAGTTAGCAAGCGCCTATGCAAGTGGCGATGCATTTTTATTTCCATCAAGTACCGAAACATTAGGGCTAGTCCTCCTAGAAGCTATGGCTGCAGGATGCCCGGTTGTAGGAGCCAACAAAGGAGGAATCCCCGACATTATTACTAATGGAGAAAATGGTTGTCTCTATGACCCAGACGGAACTAATGGAGGAGCAGATAGCCTGATACAAGCCACAAAAATAATTCTCGGAAATGATCTAGAGAGACAAGGTATGCGCAAAGCGGCCAGACAAGAAGCAGAACGTTGGGGTTGGTCTGGAGCAACAAACCAACTCAGAGATTATTACAAACAGGTTCTTGAAGACTCAGACAAATTAGCTGCTTAA
- a CDS encoding superinfection immunity protein, with protein MKSIHSFLSILFGTILIFALLGSISGSAEVFIFGIVSLILLVIYFLPSLIAFSRKCPSALAITALNLFLGWTLFGWVASLVWALRNYNY; from the coding sequence ATGAAATCAATTCATAGTTTTTTATCTATTTTGTTTGGCACAATACTGATCTTTGCCTTGCTTGGATCAATTAGTGGAAGTGCAGAAGTTTTTATTTTTGGGATTGTCTCTTTAATTCTATTGGTTATATATTTCCTCCCTTCGTTAATTGCTTTTTCAAGAAAATGTCCCAGTGCCTTGGCAATTACTGCACTTAATTTATTTTTAGGTTGGACTTTATTCGGTTGGGTTGCGAGTTTGGTTTGGGCATTGAGGAATTATAATTACTAG
- the mrdA gene encoding penicillin-binding protein 2, giving the protein MAKKPNYSGISNQRNAGIYNQSTLFLLLILFFCSAISGRLFWLQVLKGNKYREMSEQNRIRLVARSPMRGRLLDRNGEVLASNKLRYNLYIKSRLIRSIDWPSMKESLSNLLKIDSNLLENRFQLGLDKDKLRITLATDLTPQQVLRFKEQSDELLGAQVDIEVVRFYPHRTLAAHVLGYTQPITNEEFKVLSSDNYVIQDRIGRTGLEAAYESHLRGEWGGEMLEVDAVGTIQRSLGQKSAIPGKDLTLTIDLDLQKAAEDALATKRAGAIVALDPRTGAVLAMASRPGFDPNFFSKFFTSQKEYDQLFLSSQKPLFSRAVNSYDPGSTWKPVTAVAGMETGKYPSDVVLMTTSCIKYGSHCFYEYNRRGFGKIGYEDALRFSSNTFFYQIGIGVGSKALYKAAKQLGFDALTGIELSYEESKGIVGNEEWAEKGRGWGEPGKTPWIPEDMASASIGQAVVQITPLQLARAYAVFANGGYLITPHLAARDIDWYSSKRRRKVRLKPSTLETIRKGLRKVVEIGTAAPINLPHLPKIAGKTGTAEDSTGGNDHAWFACFAPYENSEIVVVAFAQNTPGGGSVHALPMARQVLEAWNQGRVQSAF; this is encoded by the coding sequence ATGGCTAAAAAGCCTAACTATTCAGGTATTTCTAATCAAAGGAACGCTGGCATATATAACCAATCGACACTATTTCTTTTGTTGATTTTATTTTTTTGTAGTGCAATTTCGGGACGTTTATTTTGGCTCCAGGTCTTAAAAGGTAACAAGTATAGGGAAATGTCAGAACAGAATAGAATTAGATTGGTCGCCAGATCTCCCATGCGAGGGCGACTTCTTGATCGCAATGGAGAGGTTCTTGCTTCTAATAAGTTGAGATATAATTTATATATTAAATCTCGTTTAATTAGGTCAATAGATTGGCCTTCCATGAAAGAATCATTATCTAACTTGTTAAAAATTGATTCAAATCTCTTGGAGAATCGATTTCAGCTTGGTCTTGACAAGGATAAGCTTCGTATAACTTTAGCAACAGATTTAACGCCTCAGCAAGTTCTTCGTTTTAAAGAGCAATCAGATGAATTATTAGGCGCACAAGTTGATATTGAGGTAGTTCGCTTTTATCCTCATAGAACTTTGGCGGCTCATGTATTGGGTTATACACAACCTATTACTAATGAGGAGTTCAAGGTTCTTTCTTCAGATAATTATGTAATACAAGACAGGATTGGACGTACTGGATTAGAGGCAGCTTATGAGTCGCATTTGCGTGGAGAATGGGGTGGGGAGATGCTTGAAGTTGATGCGGTTGGGACAATACAACGTAGTCTGGGTCAGAAATCGGCAATTCCAGGTAAAGATCTAACTTTAACTATTGATCTTGATTTGCAAAAGGCTGCTGAGGATGCACTGGCTACAAAAAGAGCTGGTGCAATTGTTGCCTTAGATCCTAGAACTGGTGCTGTTCTTGCTATGGCTAGTCGACCAGGCTTTGATCCAAACTTTTTTTCGAAATTTTTTACTAGTCAAAAAGAATACGATCAATTATTCCTTTCTTCTCAAAAGCCTTTATTTAGCAGAGCAGTTAACTCATATGATCCAGGTAGTACTTGGAAACCAGTAACTGCTGTAGCTGGTATGGAAACAGGTAAATATCCTTCAGATGTAGTTTTAATGACTACATCATGCATTAAATATGGATCACATTGTTTTTATGAATATAATCGACGTGGATTTGGAAAGATTGGATATGAGGACGCTTTGCGTTTTTCAAGTAATACTTTCTTTTACCAAATTGGTATAGGAGTAGGCTCCAAAGCTCTTTATAAAGCTGCCAAACAATTAGGTTTTGATGCACTTACAGGAATTGAGCTGTCTTATGAAGAAAGCAAGGGCATTGTTGGTAATGAAGAATGGGCAGAAAAAGGTCGGGGTTGGGGAGAACCAGGAAAAACCCCATGGATTCCCGAAGATATGGCCAGTGCATCCATTGGGCAGGCTGTTGTGCAGATAACTCCTTTGCAACTTGCAAGGGCATATGCCGTGTTTGCTAATGGGGGATATCTAATTACTCCTCATTTGGCTGCTCGTGATATTGATTGGTATTCATCAAAGCGCCGCAGGAAGGTTCGCCTGAAACCTTCAACTCTTGAGACTATTCGCAAAGGGCTTCGCAAAGTTGTCGAAATTGGAACTGCTGCCCCTATTAACTTGCCTCATTTACCTAAAATTGCTGGTAAAACTGGAACCGCAGAAGATAGCACTGGGGGCAATGATCATGCATGGTTTGCATGTTTTGCACCTTATGAGAATTCAGAGATTGTTGTTGTCGCTTTTGCACAAAATACGCCTGGAGGTGGCTCTGTACATGCTTTACCTATGGCTAGACAAGTTCTTGAGGCCTGGAACCAGGGTAGGGTTCAATCTGCTTTTTGA
- the psb34 gene encoding photosystem II assembly protein Psb34: protein MAVTKEEGGRLNAFAKEPKIEVIETKASAGNRSGLIVALGLLLLTSLIAVTLRLS from the coding sequence GTGGCAGTAACAAAAGAAGAAGGTGGAAGACTCAACGCTTTTGCAAAAGAACCCAAAATTGAAGTAATTGAGACAAAAGCAAGTGCTGGCAATCGATCTGGGCTAATCGTGGCCTTGGGATTACTGCTTTTGACGTCCTTGATTGCTGTAACTCTGAGACTTAGCTGA
- the rpmI gene encoding 50S ribosomal protein L35, whose product MPKLKTRKAAAKRFKATGTGKFLRRRAFRNHLLDHKSPKLKRHLATKAVVNERDAENVSLMLPYA is encoded by the coding sequence ATGCCAAAGCTGAAGACCCGCAAAGCAGCCGCTAAGCGGTTCAAAGCAACTGGTACAGGCAAATTCTTGCGTAGACGTGCCTTCCGCAATCATCTCTTAGATCACAAGAGTCCAAAACTTAAGCGACATCTTGCGACCAAAGCTGTTGTAAACGAGAGGGATGCGGAAAATGTGAGCTTGATGCTCCCCTACGCTTAA
- a CDS encoding SpoIID/LytB domain-containing protein has product MAAKKNSTKWLSSPFWMSAGILVLTLFCGACKPDSSSSTGKEISISAKSLDVPPTHRKVPLPPLIVPSNPVIWVSLASHLGGRSTEGVPVAPLVLKSPDTPLVLRDANGLEYQALEILLKWQSFPLGSPYKISRKVAGPFASFESAERFAFELRNSGLHPVIARPGEWEVWLPKGISFSASVPMELREQTIVTSIQPVLQINGSEKVLKGPINIEANSGLIWDGGVYQGPFVLQADAYGSWTLVEKVPLQRYLEGVVPHEIGSSSPKAALGVQAVLARTWALANSHRFLIDGYHLCSNTQCQVYKDPNYANSLVKESIKETAGFILSSNKKPIHAVYHASNGGVIASGTEAWAIDPLPYLKTKLDGPPSWNRSYRLPLSTSVDVKDLLKRGKEAYGSNHRRFRWTMTLTDSALKDALGEQGKNLILPLEVNVLKRGTSGRVLTLQVRGKKQKFSVILTLDAIRRRLPQLPSTLFVVSSPSEGDWRFAGGGFGHGVGLSQAGAIDLASRGWPIERILDHYYPGTNYAPLPGFSKAP; this is encoded by the coding sequence ATGGCGGCAAAAAAAAATTCAACAAAATGGCTTTCTAGTCCTTTCTGGATGAGTGCTGGGATCCTTGTGCTTACTTTGTTTTGTGGGGCTTGTAAACCTGATTCCTCTAGTTCAACGGGTAAAGAAATTTCTATAAGTGCGAAATCATTAGATGTTCCTCCGACTCATAGAAAGGTTCCTTTGCCCCCGCTGATTGTGCCTTCAAATCCAGTTATATGGGTTTCTTTAGCTTCCCATTTGGGGGGGAGGTCGACTGAAGGTGTTCCTGTGGCTCCTCTTGTACTCAAAAGTCCTGATACACCTTTGGTCCTTCGTGATGCGAATGGCTTGGAATATCAAGCCTTAGAGATTCTCCTGAAATGGCAGAGTTTTCCTTTGGGGAGCCCATACAAGATTTCTCGCAAGGTTGCAGGTCCATTTGCAAGTTTTGAATCTGCTGAGCGTTTTGCTTTCGAATTACGTAATTCGGGATTGCATCCTGTAATAGCTCGCCCAGGTGAATGGGAAGTTTGGTTGCCTAAGGGGATTTCATTTTCTGCAAGTGTTCCAATGGAATTACGTGAGCAGACAATTGTCACATCCATTCAACCGGTTCTTCAAATTAATGGCTCTGAAAAGGTTTTAAAAGGTCCTATCAATATAGAAGCTAATAGTGGATTGATTTGGGATGGGGGGGTTTACCAAGGTCCTTTTGTTTTGCAAGCTGATGCTTATGGCAGCTGGACTCTGGTTGAGAAAGTTCCATTACAGCGTTATTTAGAGGGAGTTGTTCCACATGAAATTGGCTCATCTTCTCCCAAAGCTGCTTTAGGTGTGCAGGCTGTACTTGCAAGAACATGGGCTTTAGCAAATAGCCATAGGTTTTTGATTGATGGATATCATCTTTGTAGTAATACTCAGTGTCAGGTCTATAAAGATCCCAACTACGCGAATTCACTGGTTAAAGAATCTATTAAAGAAACTGCTGGTTTTATTTTGAGTTCAAATAAAAAACCTATTCATGCTGTTTATCATGCAAGCAATGGAGGCGTTATTGCTTCCGGGACTGAGGCATGGGCAATTGACCCTTTGCCTTATTTAAAGACTAAGTTGGATGGTCCGCCTTCCTGGAACAGGAGTTATAGACTTCCTTTAAGCACAAGTGTCGATGTTAAGGATTTACTCAAAAGGGGCAAAGAGGCCTATGGGAGTAACCATAGACGTTTTCGATGGACTATGACTCTTACAGATTCGGCCTTGAAAGATGCTTTGGGCGAGCAGGGTAAGAACTTGATTCTTCCTTTGGAAGTTAATGTTTTAAAACGTGGAACAAGTGGAAGAGTATTAACGCTACAAGTGAGGGGGAAAAAGCAAAAATTTTCAGTGATATTAACTTTAGATGCTATTCGACGTCGATTACCTCAGCTCCCCAGCACCCTTTTTGTTGTTTCGTCACCAAGTGAAGGAGACTGGCGTTTTGCAGGTGGAGGATTTGGCCATGGTGTAGGTCTTTCCCAAGCAGGAGCAATAGATTTGGCGTCCCGAGGATGGCCTATAGAACGGATTCTTGATCATTACTATCCAGGAACTAATTATGCTCCTTTGCCTGGCTTTTCAAAAGCCCCTTAG
- a CDS encoding NAD-dependent epimerase/dehydratase family protein, with protein sequence MKVLVLGGDGFCGWPCAVNLADEGHEVLIVDNLSRRKIDIDLEVESLTPISSIGDRLKAWEETGGKPMRFLRLDIAHEYQELLDLLLEEKPDSVIHFAEQRAAPYSMKSTATKRYTVDNNVNGTHNLLAAIVESGLDIHIVHLGTMGVYGYGSHRGATIPEGYLKVEVPQPDGSRFEEEILHPASPGSVYHMTKTLDQLLFLYYNKNDNVRITDLHQGIVWGTNTAATSKDPRLTNRFDYDGDYGTVLNRFLMQAAIGYPLTVHGTGGQTRAFIHIRDSVKCVQLALENPPEKGERVKIFNQMTESHQVGELAKKVASLTGAKVNYLPNPRNEAVENDLIVDNRCFIELGLKPTTLDDGLLAEVVDVARKWADRCDKQRIPCISAWTSAQAKAINKTS encoded by the coding sequence GTGAAAGTTCTCGTTCTTGGTGGCGACGGATTCTGTGGTTGGCCATGTGCTGTAAACCTGGCTGATGAAGGCCACGAAGTTCTCATAGTGGACAATCTGAGTCGTCGGAAAATCGACATTGATCTCGAAGTCGAGTCACTGACTCCGATTTCGAGCATTGGAGACCGTTTAAAAGCATGGGAAGAAACAGGTGGAAAGCCAATGCGCTTTCTACGATTAGACATAGCGCATGAATATCAAGAACTGCTCGATCTTCTTCTAGAAGAAAAACCTGATTCAGTAATTCACTTTGCTGAACAACGTGCAGCGCCATACTCAATGAAATCCACTGCAACCAAGAGATATACCGTTGATAACAATGTCAACGGTACTCACAATCTTTTGGCTGCAATAGTTGAGAGTGGTCTCGATATTCACATAGTTCACTTAGGGACTATGGGTGTTTATGGATACGGCTCTCATCGAGGAGCGACTATCCCAGAGGGATATCTCAAAGTCGAAGTACCTCAACCGGATGGAAGTCGGTTTGAAGAAGAAATTCTTCATCCCGCCAGTCCTGGCAGCGTCTACCACATGACAAAAACACTCGATCAACTTCTATTCCTTTACTACAACAAAAACGACAATGTACGCATTACTGATCTCCATCAAGGAATAGTTTGGGGTACAAACACAGCAGCAACCAGTAAAGATCCGCGTTTAACCAATCGCTTTGATTATGACGGTGACTATGGAACAGTATTAAATAGATTCCTCATGCAAGCAGCAATTGGATATCCACTCACTGTGCATGGCACTGGTGGTCAAACTCGTGCCTTCATACATATACGGGATTCAGTGAAATGTGTACAACTCGCTTTAGAGAACCCTCCCGAAAAAGGGGAAAGGGTCAAGATTTTCAATCAAATGACTGAAAGTCACCAAGTTGGCGAACTTGCTAAAAAGGTCGCTTCGCTTACAGGAGCAAAAGTTAATTACTTACCTAACCCAAGGAACGAAGCAGTTGAAAATGATTTAATCGTAGACAACCGATGCTTCATTGAACTAGGACTAAAGCCAACAACACTCGATGATGGTTTATTAGCCGAAGTTGTAGATGTTGCTCGTAAATGGGCTGATCGTTGTGACAAGCAACGAATTCCATGTATTTCTGCATGGACCTCAGCTCAAGCTAAAGCCATTAACAAGACTTCCTAA
- a CDS encoding tetratricopeptide repeat protein, which translates to MKLLQPETYLIGLVGLLAILAVLVGRQLLRTRKDEINLLKLEKSGAASSREASDLYELASVQLRKRLFPQAVTTLKKALKRLENEPDEATALIENALGFALAAQDDFEAAVKHYKTALKAKEDYPVALNNLAFAQEKLMKREEAIELYQKVLNFEPNNKTAQKQLKRLEKIGNVDSPNSIDDRGF; encoded by the coding sequence ATGAAACTTCTACAACCTGAAACCTACTTAATTGGCCTTGTTGGCCTACTAGCTATCTTGGCAGTCCTTGTAGGGAGACAATTACTTCGCACACGCAAAGACGAAATAAATCTATTAAAGCTTGAAAAAAGCGGTGCAGCATCTTCAAGAGAGGCCTCAGATCTCTACGAATTAGCATCTGTACAACTGCGAAAAAGACTTTTTCCACAAGCAGTAACAACCTTGAAAAAAGCATTAAAGAGACTTGAGAATGAACCAGATGAAGCGACTGCTTTAATCGAAAATGCACTTGGTTTTGCGTTAGCAGCACAAGATGATTTTGAAGCTGCTGTCAAACATTACAAAACTGCGTTAAAGGCTAAAGAAGATTATCCAGTGGCACTAAATAATCTTGCATTTGCGCAAGAAAAGCTCATGAAAAGGGAGGAGGCAATAGAGTTATATCAAAAAGTTTTGAATTTTGAGCCAAACAATAAAACAGCACAAAAACAACTAAAGAGACTTGAGAAAATAGGCAATGTCGACTCACCAAATAGTATCGACGACAGGGGGTTCTGA
- the guaA gene encoding glutamine-hydrolyzing GMP synthase: MSDSISQAQREPAIVILDFGSQYSELIARRIRETDVYSLVISYGTSANELKALNPKGIILSGGPSSVYSEGAPLCDPAIWDLGIPVLGVCYGMQLMVHQLGGEVQPATGKAEYGKAPLYVDDPTALLTNVESSSTMWMSHGDAVKKLPKGFVRLAHTANTSEAAIASHESGLYGVQFHPEVVHSVDGMALIRNFVYNICNCEPDWTTSAFIEEAITQVRNQVGEKRVLLALSGGVDSSTLAFLLHQAIGDQLTCMFIDQGFMRKGEPEFLMEFFDKKFHINVEYINARQRFITKLEGIIDPEEKRKVIGAEFIRVFEEESNRLGPFDYLAQGTLYPDVIESAGTNVDPKTGERVAVKIKSHHNVGGLPKDLQFKLVEPLKRLFKDEVRKVGRSLGLPEEIVRRHPFPGPGLAIRILGEVTNEKLNCLRDADFIVREEITNAGLYHDIWQAFAVLLPVYSVGVMGDQRTYAWPIVVRCVSSEDGMTADWSRLPNDLLELISNRIVNEVKGVNRVVLDITSKPPGTIEWE; the protein is encoded by the coding sequence ATGTCTGATTCCATCTCTCAAGCTCAAAGAGAGCCTGCAATAGTAATTCTTGATTTCGGCTCACAGTACTCTGAGCTCATTGCACGGCGCATCAGGGAAACAGATGTCTATTCATTGGTGATTAGTTACGGCACCTCCGCTAATGAATTAAAAGCCTTGAACCCTAAAGGAATAATTTTGAGTGGAGGCCCTAGCTCTGTGTATTCAGAAGGGGCTCCTCTGTGTGATCCAGCGATATGGGATCTAGGTATTCCAGTGCTTGGAGTTTGTTATGGAATGCAGTTGATGGTGCATCAGCTAGGAGGTGAGGTTCAGCCTGCTACAGGGAAAGCTGAGTATGGGAAAGCACCTCTTTATGTAGATGATCCAACAGCATTGCTTACTAATGTCGAGAGTAGTTCCACAATGTGGATGAGTCATGGTGATGCAGTTAAAAAGTTGCCAAAAGGTTTTGTGCGTTTAGCACATACTGCTAATACATCTGAGGCTGCAATCGCTTCTCATGAATCTGGTCTTTATGGGGTTCAGTTTCATCCTGAAGTTGTCCATTCTGTCGACGGAATGGCATTAATTAGGAATTTTGTTTATAATATATGTAATTGTGAACCGGATTGGACTACCAGTGCATTTATCGAAGAGGCTATAACTCAGGTAAGGAACCAGGTTGGAGAAAAAAGGGTTTTACTTGCATTGTCTGGAGGGGTAGATTCTTCTACATTGGCTTTTTTATTGCATCAAGCCATTGGAGATCAGTTGACTTGTATGTTTATAGATCAAGGCTTTATGCGTAAGGGTGAGCCTGAATTCCTAATGGAATTCTTTGATAAAAAATTCCACATTAATGTTGAATATATTAATGCACGTCAAAGGTTTATAACTAAACTAGAAGGCATTATTGACCCTGAAGAAAAGCGCAAAGTAATTGGCGCTGAGTTTATTAGAGTTTTTGAGGAAGAAAGTAATCGCTTAGGCCCTTTTGATTATTTAGCACAGGGAACTCTTTATCCTGATGTAATAGAAAGTGCAGGCACTAATGTAGACCCAAAGACTGGTGAAAGAGTTGCCGTTAAAATTAAGAGTCATCACAATGTAGGTGGTTTACCTAAAGATTTGCAATTTAAATTAGTTGAGCCTTTGAAAAGACTCTTTAAAGATGAGGTAAGGAAAGTTGGCCGCTCTTTAGGCTTACCAGAAGAAATAGTTCGCAGACATCCTTTCCCTGGCCCAGGGCTGGCAATTCGTATTTTGGGAGAGGTTACAAATGAAAAATTAAATTGTTTGCGAGATGCAGATTTTATTGTTCGAGAAGAAATTACTAATGCTGGTTTATATCACGATATTTGGCAGGCTTTTGCCGTTTTGCTTCCAGTGTATTCAGTTGGAGTTATGGGAGATCAAAGGACATATGCATGGCCAATTGTAGTTAGATGTGTCTCCAGTGAGGATGGTATGACTGCAGATTGGTCAAGACTGCCCAATGATCTATTAGAATTAATATCAAATCGTATTGTAAATGAGGTGAAAGGTGTTAACAGAGTAGTCCTAGATATTACCAGTAAACCTCCTGGAACAATTGAGTGGGAGTAA
- a CDS encoding thiazole synthase — MSSHSIDPLTINNKTFHSRLFTGTGKFPNLNLMNKSLRSSQSQMVTVAVRRVQNKTEGHEGLLEAIDWSKIWMLPNTAGCSDAHEAIRVARMGRELAKLAGQEDNNFIKLEVIPDKKYLLPDPIGTLEAAEKLVQEGFTVLPYINADPLLAKRLEEVGCATVMPLGSPIGSGQGLKNAANIQIIIENAKVPVVVDAGIGVPSEAAQALEMGASAVLVNTAIALARNPPQMAEAMSEGVRAGRKAFLAGRIPEQIAASASSPSTGLVAK; from the coding sequence ATGTCTTCTCATTCGATCGACCCTCTGACTATCAACAACAAGACATTCCACAGTCGCTTATTCACTGGAACTGGCAAGTTTCCAAACTTGAATTTAATGAACAAAAGCCTGAGGAGTTCTCAATCCCAGATGGTGACGGTAGCGGTCAGAAGAGTCCAAAATAAGACAGAAGGGCATGAAGGACTTCTTGAAGCAATCGATTGGTCAAAGATTTGGATGCTGCCAAATACTGCTGGATGCTCCGATGCCCACGAGGCAATCAGAGTGGCAAGAATGGGAAGAGAATTAGCGAAATTAGCTGGTCAAGAAGACAATAATTTCATCAAATTAGAGGTAATTCCAGATAAAAAGTATCTTCTTCCTGATCCCATTGGAACCTTAGAAGCAGCTGAAAAGCTTGTTCAAGAAGGTTTTACAGTACTTCCTTACATCAATGCTGACCCTCTCTTAGCAAAAAGACTAGAAGAAGTTGGGTGTGCAACAGTCATGCCATTGGGATCACCAATAGGTTCTGGTCAAGGTCTCAAAAATGCAGCCAATATCCAAATAATTATTGAAAATGCAAAAGTCCCTGTAGTCGTAGATGCTGGTATCGGGGTTCCCAGTGAAGCCGCCCAAGCCCTTGAAATGGGCGCCTCAGCCGTTCTAGTGAACACAGCCATAGCTTTAGCAAGAAATCCGCCCCAAATGGCGGAAGCAATGTCTGAGGGCGTTAGAGCAGGCCGAAAAGCCTTTTTAGCGGGACGAATCCCTGAACAAATAGCAGCATCGGCCAGCTCACCAAGCACTGGACTTGTTGCAAAATAA